Within Sorghum bicolor cultivar BTx623 chromosome 2, Sorghum_bicolor_NCBIv3, whole genome shotgun sequence, the genomic segment CTTTTAGAAAGAGAGTTGTGCCAGTTGCTTTCTCCTTTTTTTGGCTCAAAgggagaaatcaattttgaaattGGAAATTTCTTGACCTTCTTGGAGGCCGGTGCTAATGCGGGAGTTTGCTCATCTTCCTTCTGCTTTGGTGGTGGAATTTGCTCATCCTCCTTCTCCCTTGTTGTGTCCTCCTTGGATGGCAGAGTCTGCTGCTCACGCATGTTCTCCTTGGCTGGCCCCTCAAGCTCATTCAGCGAGGATGCCAACTCATGTATTGGGGGAGGTTGGCGGTGACTCGTAAATGTATGGAGATGCTGGAgcatgtattggtgatggtggcTATTGATATGTTTCGGCCGCTTGGGATGGTTGAGGCACTATGCTTGGAGAGGGTGGCGCTGGTGGATCAATCAACCTGATGTACCGTCTCGGCCATTGTATGAAGTTGTTGATTGCTTGTCTAAGCTTCTCTATACCCTCAGAGGTCGGGATGTCTATAAAGTCGTCTTCATATCCACTCTCGAGCGTCAACACTTCCACCCTATAGTATGCATCTTGCATGTCGACGGTATGAAATCTACGTCCTGGGATAGCATTACCTGTGGCCACTTGCTTTGTATGCTGATTCTTAAGACCATAGGATATGACCAAGGAGCAAGGCCAAGGTCTATCAATATCATCAAGCTAGGCCACTGCGCATCCGGCGTTGTGACTCTCTCCTGCACTAGTATGTGCCTGCGCAGCCACCACCGTCGCCGTTTGAGACATGGACGTCGCATGGATGACGATCAAGCTAGGCCTATGTTGTTGGACGGCCGGAGAAGCGCACGTAGAGGCACGGAAGTCTGGCGCGATGAATGGAGCGTTCAAGTCTTTGATCCGGTCATGCGGCCGTGCGGGATGTTGCCTCACATGAAAGAAGAAACCACCTTGAATCAATCTGTCTCGTTAGATGTTGGTTGAACGATGGATAGCATAGAGAAAGTTACAGCGTGACTTTCCTAAGCAAAGCATATCCGTTCGGGGGCGGGGCTGTTGGGCAATGGGAGACAGACCAGCCCAGCAATCCAAATGGACTAGGTCCATTGTCTAGTTCAGTTAGTGGCTCATTTAACATTCGCTAATAAACGATAGCTCAACTGAATCATGAGCCACAGCGATATTTAGACGATCCGCCCATACTAGcatctagctcgaatctcttgAATCTCATACTTTAGCTAACTGAGTAGCCTCAGAGTAGCCTCATGGGCAGATGAGTTACATGAGCAAAAGCCAAAAGATTAAAACAAAAGTAGGAGCTAGCTATGACCGAGATCTCTAGAACAAGTTGATAGCGTCCTCTAATTGTTTTGAATTTGTTTACAATTCAATGCGAGAGATGCTATATTAATCAGCAAACTCCAGCGGCCTTAAGGCACACTGTTGCTTCAACCATTAGAGTGTCATGTGCTGTGTCCCACGTTTCCAGCTCCAGCCAACGCAACACCACCCCATTCACACGCGAAAGATTTAAAAAGAACTCATTAATCGGCAAAAGATTTTGCGGAGGGCAtatgggatttttttttttcgagCGGGATCGTTGTCACCAGCATAATACGTCCTCGGAAAAGAAAACATTTCCAGTGCTTAAGCAAGTCCCTTTCAACTCGCTCTAAATCCTCATTTTAAAAGCCATTTGCGCAGAAACCATAAAAAGGTGgcaatattttaaaatataattaaacAACCTGTTATAGGGCATTAACAAAATCTCTCTATCAATATATAAAGATATAAAGATACTATTATAGTTGATCTTAGGCAAATAAAAACAAGGTTGCCTGGGGCGCAAAATAATATACTAGCTGAGACATCGCATAAACACTGTAACATCTGTCTTGCAAAGTTTCTAAACATGGTCTGGTGGACAGAAACATATGAAACTTGATTCAGAAAACCACAATACGAGTGCACAACGATTATCAGTTCTTCCGCGTCAAACTACAGGGCACACTCAGAAGTGGATAATCTAGGTCATCCGCTGAGCAGCCTCCTTGGCGATCAGCTTTTCCCTAGCCTTGGTCTTGGCCTGCGACTTGGAGCCCATGATACCACCTCCCCACTTCTTCCTCACCTCATCGAACTTGTCGTTGAAGTTTGCCTGCAGGGTGCATTTTCAGAATCACCTCATCAGGGGAAGCATAACTAAAGGGTATCAAGATTATTCTGCAATATGTCATATTTTCATACCTTAATAGCCTCCAAGATCTTGCTGAACTCAAGCTTGTCCTCGTTCTTGACAGTGGTCAGACACAAGACTGATGCAGTCTTCTTGTGAACAATCTGCATACGATTAATACCAGAGTCAGCCTTATTGTTTCAGATACCACGATAGATATAGCAAGTTCAGAACAGATACCACAATAGATGTAGCAAGTTCAGAACAGCATGGGTGTGAAACATACCGATCCAAGGCGAGCCTTTCCTTTAACAATGCAGTAAGGGACCTCCATCTTCCTGCACAGGGCTGGAAGCCACACAACCAGTTCAATCGGATCCACATCATGAGCGATGACAACAAGCTGAGCCTTGTTCTGCACAAATTCATACATTCAGTTAATTACCATTGAAGTTGCCACAAAAGTATTGCATAGTGACTACACCCAGTATTGAAGTCATGAAACAAAGAAGTGCCAAGTCATACCTGCTCAATGAGGTAAGTCACATGGTTAAGGCCATACTTAACAACAATTGGTTTCTTGGCTTCAACAGTTTTTCCTTCAGTCTCAGCCTGAGCCCTCTTCAGAAGCCTCTCCTTCTTGGCAGCCTTGTCTTCAGGCCGGTATTTGAGAAGCATCTTGAAAAGGTTGGTAGCTGCAAACATTTCACATCATAAATTTTCAACACCATAATATACATTGACAAATGAATAGGTAGCTTATACCATTATAGAATGAAGAAAACAGATAAGGTGTAATTCAAGTAACTGCATAGTTCTAACGTAGCAGCCAGTTAACTTAATCAAGAACACATGAGTGCATTCAGTGTCTTATCAGTTACCCTGATAGGTGACATGGTAATACATCATTCTTTAGTCTTTCAGTAAATTAGATGAATGCTTATCCACTAATTTTAGCAGGATGGTGTTCGATCATGTTTACAGGTGAATATCAGAAGCATGACTAGACATGCTCTAGCCACTATTATGTCACAATGTAACACTGATGAATTTAGGCACACTGATGAGAGGCCCGACCCTAAAAAACTCTTGGAAAGCCTCGGCCTAATTAAGGTTCACAAACATGTAAATGGCAAGCCTAATGCACTATGGCGAAAATAATGCAAGACAACAGTACCTGGAACTTATAATGTATATTTGCATACATCAAACAGTTGGTTATTAATCTACTGTGCAAGTGAAATAGAACAGGTTTCTACAACAAATCAAGACCTTGCAATTGAAGGCGATACTTCTACTATTTCTTAGAAACCTAGCACTCTCAGTAAACAGGACGAATAAGTTCTGTTCATACCGAGGTTCTTGTCGAGGGTGCGGGTGAACTGGTTGAGCGCCGGTGGCACCTTGAGGCGCTGCTTGAGGATGCGGCGCTGGCGCTGGATGCGCACGACCTTGGGCCACTTGACGAACCGGTGCAGGTCCTTCTTGGGCGGCAACGCGCCGCCGATGCCGAACTGCTTCGGCCTCTTCTCGAACAGAGGGTTCACCACTTTATCCTGCACCCAGCCAGACCCAACACAGTCAGACCACGCATTCCAGCCATGGCGCCGCACGCATCTCGAGCAAGAACGCGGGAAAGCGCAATACATAccgtcttcttcttggccggcaCAGGCGCCCTGCCACCTCGCTTCGGGGCCTGCAGATTTGTAAGTCGAACTCTTAGCACATTACATGAATCATACGCAGATATGCAGCAAGTTAACATCCGAAAATTACAAGAACATAAGCATCATAAGCATGTGCGCCCAAGATCCACGAAACAAGATTGAAATATAACCGAAGAATATCCGAAAAACCCCAGGTTTTTTCCACGTGGAAGAGATTGGATCAATGGGAATCCGAAAGCACAAGCAGAAGATAGGCGGCGAGACCGCACGCACCATTTCGCCGGATGGGAGCTTGGCGTTCCGAACGGGAGACGACGGCGACGCGAGGGAgggggaggcggcggcgactGGCGCCTGGAAGCGGAGAGGTGGTTCTATAAAGGCTGACTCGCGCCGAGCTGGACGCGCCCTGGCCGTCGGATGCGAAGTGGAGAAGCAAGCGGTCTCGGCCGTCCGGTGCCGGGATTAGGGTTTAGGCGAAGCCACTTGGGCCGCACCACGCGAGAAAGGTAGGTGGGCCTCTATGGTCTGGGCCGTTTGTTGTAGCCGTGGTTTGTTGTATCCGTGGTTTCGTGGTTTCTGTTTGAGCCCATTTGTTTGGTACTTTTCATTTTTCATAGGAAAAAGtctatttttcaaatgaaaaagccTCCCAACTTTCACGAAAGTCCATTTTTCACCCCTCCATTCTAAAACCGGATAAATCACCTCATTTAACTTTTCAAACCATGTATTTTACATCTCTGGAGCGGTTTTCAAGGCATTTTTGCTACAGTAAATAGTGGTTTGCTACAGTAACGTTggtttgtctttttatttttaattatttcggctaaatttttgaaaaatcatagtaaatcacagaaaaattaaaaaattgaaaatctatttttttggaGTCCACATAggtagatctacatagtaaacatataatatggtatgctttagtacaaagtttttgctataaaggttttgtcctattattttatttatttattggatgaatctttgaaaaatcatagtaaaacatagagaaatcataaaatagaaaatataattttCTTAGACTCTAGTTTATATTAAGAGTATGTGTTGCAGGGAGTCTCTAGTCTTTTGTTGTGTTTATTACCAAAAGTCAACCTGAGTGTGGCCTACT encodes:
- the LOC8054791 gene encoding 60S ribosomal protein L7a-1; this encodes MAPKRGGRAPVPAKKKTDKVVNPLFEKRPKQFGIGGALPPKKDLHRFVKWPKVVRIQRQRRILKQRLKVPPALNQFTRTLDKNLATNLFKMLLKYRPEDKAAKKERLLKRAQAETEGKTVEAKKPIVVKYGLNHVTYLIEQNKAQLVVIAHDVDPIELVVWLPALCRKMEVPYCIVKGKARLGSIVHKKTASVLCLTTVKNEDKLEFSKILEAIKANFNDKFDEVRKKWGGGIMGSKSQAKTKAREKLIAKEAAQRMT